The following proteins are co-located in the Candidatus Poribacteria bacterium genome:
- a CDS encoding ABC transporter ATP-binding protein has protein sequence MTCIPKWSEKMDSNNTHPPNTESEPRPSAVKTLRRFFFVAWHVSPFGAIAQALLTLIHGLIPIGILWASRGLVNFITAILAQEAEPSLETAAPWVIALVLLATLRNISGTYDGYLRWKMQNRIKVHQQHALIEAATYIDFALFDQPQTYDLIQRARQALDHRLTNFLRFLTEIGQLCVTLVGYGVLLWIADPLLVLVVVLPAIPSAWFKVKTAEKQYIYDYHTTPVRRMMDYMIGLLLGSSSGQEVRLYGLFDRFFGRWRTNHRKWREESVSMIWTEIRASIGTTVAEIVAYAVAIGILAARIVDRNLTLGDYVVLTGAASTFQGNMEGLLGSIQNIFRDLPLLRDLHFFLQRAEKARTQAGTETFPQPLQQGLEVRNLRFRYPEATDDVLQDINFHVRPGEVVSIVGVNGAGKSTLIKLLLGLYQPDDGTIRYDNMNVKSIAPEQIALNCAAVFQDFTRFRRPVREELVPGPPGLHIDDDTLWSVINAVGIEDRFQTLPNGLDTYLDPSLGKDGEGAELSGGEWQKVALARALARNPQVLVLDEPTAALDPQAEVELYQRFVELAAGRMTFLISHRIGSARLADRILVLDAGRIVEDGTHETLLARNGRYAQFFRAQAHWYQ, from the coding sequence ATGACTTGCATACCCAAGTGGAGCGAAAAAATGGATAGCAACAACACACATCCCCCCAACACAGAATCAGAACCTCGTCCGTCCGCCGTAAAGACGTTGCGCCGTTTTTTCTTTGTGGCGTGGCATGTTAGTCCATTCGGAGCTATCGCACAAGCACTCCTAACACTCATCCACGGACTTATCCCTATTGGTATCCTCTGGGCAAGCCGGGGGCTGGTGAACTTCATCACAGCCATTCTTGCTCAGGAGGCAGAACCCAGCTTAGAGACCGCAGCCCCTTGGGTGATTGCACTCGTCCTTTTGGCGACGCTCAGAAATATAAGTGGCACTTATGACGGTTACTTGCGATGGAAAATGCAGAACCGTATTAAAGTTCATCAACAACATGCCTTGATTGAAGCCGCAACATATATTGACTTTGCCCTGTTCGATCAGCCACAAACCTACGATCTGATACAACGGGCGCGACAGGCACTGGATCATCGACTCACCAATTTTCTGCGGTTTCTCACAGAGATTGGACAACTCTGCGTAACCCTCGTCGGATACGGTGTTCTCCTCTGGATCGCCGACCCGCTCCTTGTGCTTGTGGTGGTGTTACCCGCAATCCCTTCCGCGTGGTTCAAAGTTAAAACAGCCGAAAAGCAATACATCTACGATTACCATACAACACCTGTCCGTCGTATGATGGATTACATGATCGGTCTACTCCTCGGTTCATCATCTGGACAGGAGGTCAGACTCTACGGACTCTTTGATCGCTTTTTTGGACGCTGGCGAACGAACCACCGTAAATGGCGGGAAGAATCCGTCTCAATGATTTGGACAGAAATACGGGCTTCCATCGGCACAACTGTCGCCGAAATCGTTGCGTATGCGGTAGCAATCGGTATACTTGCGGCGCGCATTGTAGACAGGAATCTCACGCTCGGAGATTACGTTGTGCTTACCGGTGCAGCGTCAACCTTTCAAGGAAATATGGAGGGATTGCTGGGAAGCATACAAAACATATTCAGGGATTTACCCCTGCTTCGGGACCTGCATTTCTTCCTACAACGCGCAGAAAAGGCGCGCACACAAGCGGGAACAGAGACGTTTCCGCAGCCTTTACAACAAGGATTAGAGGTTCGTAATCTGCGTTTCCGATACCCGGAGGCAACTGATGATGTGCTACAGGATATAAATTTTCACGTGCGTCCTGGGGAAGTCGTGAGTATCGTAGGCGTTAACGGCGCGGGAAAATCGACACTTATCAAACTATTGCTCGGACTATACCAGCCCGACGATGGAACAATCCGTTATGACAATATGAACGTGAAGTCAATTGCCCCGGAACAGATTGCCCTTAACTGTGCCGCCGTTTTCCAAGATTTTACGCGGTTCCGCCGACCGGTGCGGGAAGAACTCGTGCCGGGTCCGCCAGGTCTCCATATTGACGATGATACCCTCTGGAGTGTCATCAATGCCGTTGGCATCGAGGATCGTTTTCAAACGCTTCCAAACGGATTGGATACATATCTGGACCCTTCCCTCGGCAAAGATGGCGAAGGTGCCGAGTTATCCGGCGGAGAATGGCAAAAAGTCGCGCTTGCGCGGGCTTTGGCACGCAATCCGCAAGTCCTCGTTCTTGATGAACCAACTGCCGCGTTGGATCCACAGGCTGAAGTCGAACTCTACCAACGGTTTGTTGAACTCGCGGCAGGTCGAATGACGTTCCTGATTTCACATCGAATCGGATCCGCCCGTCTCGCCGATCGTATTTTGGTCCTGGATGCCGGACGTATTGTTGAAGACGGCACACATGAAACGTTACTTGCCAGAAATGGACGCTACGCCCAATTCTTTAGAGCACAGGCACACTGGTATCAGTAG